A DNA window from Vigna unguiculata cultivar IT97K-499-35 chromosome 10, ASM411807v1, whole genome shotgun sequence contains the following coding sequences:
- the LOC114166677 gene encoding receptor-like protein 7, with product MRQNTLLWVFLLPFLSINYSASVFPANGYLLGNECSMLLLLKNNLIFNPTISKKLTLWNQNEDCCQWHGVTCKEGRVVALDLSEESISGGIRNSTVLFRLQYIRSLNLAFNNFSSVIPSELCKLNNLRYLNFSNAGFEGQIPHEMFHLRRLVTLDLSSSISSPHSLKLDKPNIAMLLQNLTEITELYLDGIAIFVKGQEWFHALSSLHNLRVLSMSSCNMSGPIHASLAKLVSLTVLKLSYSNMFSFVPDSLTNLSNLVILQLRSCGLNGSFPKDIFLMPSLEVLDISDNQHLMGSLPNFQPRGSLRDLNISQTSFTGNVPDAISKLKLLSTIDLSYCQFNGTLPSSMSELSQLVYLDLSSNNFSGPLPSFNMSKNLTHLSLHHNNLTGVLPSSHFEGLKNLADIYLGFNFFKGNLPSSLLKLPYLRELKLPFNQLTGPLDESVMTSPTLEMLDLGGNNLEGPIPLSIFNLRTLGVIQLNSNKFNGTLQLDLIRRLSNLTTLGLSHNNLSVDIYSTYDRDLLAFPALRKIMLASCKLRGIPAFVKSQSTLLHLDLADNEIQGTIPYWIWQLKYLVILNLSKNFLTKLEGNVWNFSSNLLRLDLSSNQLQGPFPFLPTFVNILDYSNNRFNSVIPADIGNRLPFVTQLSLSNNSFQGQIPESFLNASSLLLLDLSRNNFVGTIPKFFAELSSTLRVLNFGGNKLQGYIPDTLPTSCTLHLLDLNDNLLEGTIPTSLAYCQKLQVLDLGRNLLTDKFPCFLSKISTLRIMDLRLNKLHGSVGCPKNSGDWEMLHIVDVASNNFSGAIPKAVLNSWKAMRRDNDNVGPEFGHLFIDIIDNYDPKNFKDLWGQLDKTIKAKFSKIVDQSSSDFLQVDISQYQNSILITNKGRQIKLDKIQRAFTYVDMSSKYFEGPIPIELMQFKAMMALDLSNNALSGHIPSSIENLKNLESLDMSNNSLSGEIPRELASLNFLAYLNLSNNDLVGEIPKGTQIQTFDGDSFEGNEKLCGPPLTRNCSNIGMPTPETPQSHSKSSIDWSLLSAELGFIFGFGVFILPLLFWKRWSFWYSKHVDEMLHKIIPQLDFSYEHRRGQTRRTLRRRY from the coding sequence ATGAGACAAAACACACTCTTGTGGGTTTTTCTTTTACCATTTCTCTCAATAAACTATAGTGCCAGCGTCTTTCCAGCCAATGGCTATTTGCTTGGCAACGAGTGTTCCATGTTGCTCCTTTTGAAAAATAACCTAATATTCAACCCTACAATTTCCAAAAAACTCACTCTTTGGAATCAAAATGAAGATTGTTGTCAATGGCATGGAGTGACATGCAAAGAAGGTCGTGTTGTAGCCCTTGATCTCAGTGAAGAGTCTATCTCAGGAGGAATTCGTAATTCAACCGTTCTTTTTCGCCTTCAATATATTCGAAGCTTGAATTTGGCTTTCAACAACTTCAGTTCGGTGATTCCCTCTGAACTCtgcaaattgaataatttgagGTATTTGAACTTTTCAAATGCTGGATTTGAGGGACAGATTCCTCATGAGATGTTTCATCTCAGAAGGTTAGTTACTCTTGACTTGTCTTCTTCAATCTCCTCACCTCATAGCCTGAAACTCGACAAGCCAAATATAGCAATGCTTTTGCAAAACCTTACAGAAATCACAGAATTATATCTAGATGGTATAGCAATATTTGTAAAAGGACAAGAATGGTTTCATGCTTTATCTTCATTGCACAACTTACGTGTTCTAAGCATGTCATCATGCAATATGTCTGGACCTATTCATGCTTCGCTGGCTAAGCTTGTATCACTCACTGTTCTAAAATTAAGCTACAGCAACATGTTTAGCTTCGTGCCAGATTCATTAACAAATTTGTCCAATCTAGTCATTCTACAACTCAGAAGTTGTGGCTTGAATGGTTCTTTTCCGAAAGATATCTTCCTCATGCCATCATTAGAGGTGCTTGACATCTCAGACAATCAACATCTTATGGGTTCTTTGCCAAACTTCCAACCACGTGGTTCTCTTCGTGACTTGAATATTAGCCAGACTAGTTTCACAGGAAATGTTCCGGATGCAATTTCTAAGTTGAAACTTTTATCTACAATTGATCTATCTTATTGCCAATTTAATGGAACACTTCCTAGTTCAATGTCAGAACTCTCCCAACTAGTTTATCTGGACTTGTCTTCCAATAACTTTTCAGGTCCACTCCCTTCTTTTAATATGTCTAAGAATCTCACACATTTATCCCTCCATCATAATAATTTAACAGGGGTTTTACCATCTAGTCATTTTGAGGGCCTTAAAAATCTCGCCGACATTTATCTGGGGTTTAACTTTTTCAAAGGGAATCTTCCCTCATCTCTGCTTAAACTTCCATATTTGCGAGAACTTAAACTTCCCTTTAATCAACTCACTGGTCCCTTGGATGAATCTGTGATGACCTCACCTACACTGGAGATGCTTGATTTGGGTGGTAATAATTTGGAGGGACCTATTCCTTTGTCTATATTTAACCTTAGAACACTTGGTGTCATTCAACTTAATTCAAACAAGTTTAATGGCACATTACAATTGGACTTGATTCGCAGGTTGAGTAATCTAACTACATTAGGCCTCTCGCATAACAATTTGTCAGTTGATATATACTCTACATATGATCGTGATCTGTTAGCCTTTCCTGCtctaagaaaaataatgttGGCATCTTGCAAGTTGAGAGGAATCCCTGCTTTTGTGAAAAGTCAATCAACATTACTACACCTTGACCTTGCTGACAACGAGATTCAAGGAACAATACCTTATTGGATTTGGCAACTTAAATATCTTGTTATCTTGAACCTGTCCAAAAATTTCCTAACAAAATTGGAAGGAAATGTCTGGAACTTTAGTTCAAACCTTTTGCGTCTTGATCTTAGTTCCAACCAACTACAAGGGCCATTTCCTTTCCTTCCAacatttgtaaatattttggaCTACTCAAACAATAGATTTAACTCTGTCATTCCAGCGGACATTGGAAATCGTCTCCCGTTCGTAACACAGTTGTCTCTTTCAAACAACAGTTTTCAGGGACAAATCCCTGAATCCTTTCTCAATGCTTCAAGTCTTCTTCTACTGGATCTTTCTCGCAATAACTTTGTTGGAACGATTCCCAAGTTTTTTGCTGAGTTGAGTAGCACTCTTCGGGTGTTGAACTTTGGTGGAAACAAACTTCAAGGATATATTCCTGATACTTTGCCAACTTCATGTACTCTACACTTATTGGACCTAAATGACAATCTCTTGGAAGGTACCATCCCAACATCTTTAGCTTATTGCCAGAAACTACAAGTCCTTGACCTTGGAAGAAATTTATTAACCGACAAATTTCCTTGTTTCTTAAGTAAGATTTCCACCTTACGAATCATGGATTTACGGTTAAACAAACTTCACGGGTCAGTTGGATGCCCAAAAAACAGTGGTGATTGGGAAATGCTCCATATTGTTGATGTAGCCTCAAATAACTTCAGTGGTGCAATACCAAAAGCCGTATTGAATAGTTGGAAAGCAATGAGGCGAGACAACGATAATGTGGGACCAGAATTTGGCCACTTATTCATTGATATCATTGATAACTATGATCCCAAGAATTTTAAGGATTTATGGGGACAATTAGACAAAACTATTAAGGCAAAGTTTTCTAAAATTGTTGACCAGTCGTCCTCAGATTTTTTGCAAGTGGATATTTCTCAGTATCAAAATTCAATTCTTATTACAAATAAAGGTCGACAAATAAAATTGGACAAAATCCAGAGAGCCTTCACTTACGTGGATATGTCAAGCAAATATTTTGAGGGTCCAATACCAATTGAGCTAATGCAGTTCAAGGCAATGATGGCTCTTGACTTGTCAAATAATGCCCTCTCAGGTCATATCCCATCATCTattgaaaatttgaagaatCTTGAATCCTTAGACATGTCAAACAATTCTTTAAGTGGAGAAATCCCTAGAGAGCTTGCTAGTCTAAATTTTCTTGCATATCTGAATCTCTCGAACAATGACCTGGTGGGTGAAATTCCAAAGGGAACCCAAATTCAGACATTTGATGGAGATTCCTTTGAAGGAAATGAAAAGTTATGTGGGCCTCCACTGACCCGTAATTGCAGCAATATTGGAATGCCAACTCCTGAAACACCTCAATCTCATTCTAAGAGCTCAATTGATTGGAGTTTATTAAGCGCAGAGTTGGGATTTATTTTTGGCTTTGGAGTTTTCATTCTCCCTCTTCTTTTCTGGAAGAGATGGAGCTTTTGGTATTCCAAACATGTGGATGAGATGCTTCACAAGATCATTCCCCAGCTTGATTTTTCTTATGAACACCGACGAGGTCAGACACGTAGAACTCTAAGGAGGAGGTACTGA